From the Sphingomonas phyllosphaerae 5.2 genome, one window contains:
- a CDS encoding ferritin-like domain-containing protein, translated as MPGLASHRHPWPRAVRYRLHSVLRTIARELIGLVKRSQRIGALRFGKPRSLSMSTPEDLKDIYIDEMKDLWSANDQMLKVLKKITTKASDAKLKDMLTASHEGVTKHTDVLKELIASHDEKVSKEHCKGMEGLVAEATKHVLEEGPKKGPLLDVLIIAQYQRMTHYGIAGFGTAAAYAKALGLKDDAKKLGAATKEIYGGDEYMTQLAETSVNLQAEDA; from the coding sequence ATGCCCGGTTTGGCCTCCCATCGCCACCCGTGGCCGCGCGCCGTTCGTTATCGATTACATAGCGTGCTGCGCACAATCGCCAGGGAACTCATCGGCTTAGTGAAGCGCTCGCAGCGGATCGGAGCATTGCGCTTCGGCAAGCCAAGGAGCCTGAGCATGTCGACCCCCGAGGACCTGAAGGACATTTACATCGACGAGATGAAGGATCTTTGGTCCGCCAACGACCAGATGCTCAAGGTGCTGAAGAAGATCACCACGAAGGCCAGCGACGCCAAGCTGAAGGATATGCTGACCGCCTCGCACGAGGGCGTCACGAAGCATACGGATGTGCTCAAGGAGCTGATCGCCAGCCACGACGAGAAGGTTTCCAAGGAGCACTGCAAGGGCATGGAAGGCCTGGTAGCGGAGGCGACCAAGCACGTCCTGGAGGAAGGACCGAAAAAGGGGCCGCTCCTCGACGTACTGATCATCGCGCAATATCAGCGCATGACGCATTACGGCATCGCCGGTTTCGGCACGGCGGCCGCCTACGCCAAGGCGCTCGGGCTGAAGGACGACGCGAAGAAGCTCGGCGCGGCCACCAAGGAAATCTACGGTGGCGACGAGTATATGACCCAGTTGGCGGAAACGTCGGTCAATCTGCAGGCCGAAGACGCCTGA
- a CDS encoding PAS domain-containing protein, with protein MKEHERDIAAVASIDVVPTILAAVCRATGMGFAAVARVTDERWIACSVRDEIDFGLLVGDELKLETTICHEIRKSEQLVVISNVSSDPTYRDHHTPALYGFESYISVPIVLADGRFYGTLCAVDPHPRPIEAPEIIAMFKMFAKIIGQQLDTSDQLTAANTTISWHENERDLLWESSPDLLVELDFAGNILRINPAWTAILGFEREELLGRQVDTLVVPEDVEVTKQALADAVAGSPPTIENRYLHKDGSTRWFSWVAAPTERSVLATGRHITAQRRAEAALRDEQDFVRLALSAIGGVGVWTYDIPADRFSCDTSIAELYGLDPARISAGFTRDEFFANVHPDDRRALDKVLASGLKRCGELELEYRLLHPGGAVRWVLSRGHTYMDLQGRAVRRTGIGVDMTSQRQIEDQLRQSQKMEALGQLTGGIAHDFNNLLTVIRGSADLLRRANVDEERRQRYLDAIADTADRATRLTSQLLSFARRQALTPEVFDVGESLENVAKIVETLVGSRIVLDIDVSHCPCLINADRTQFDTAIVNIAANARDAMNGAGRLTISATPVDGIPAVRAHSPVAGRFIAVTLTDTGPGIPADRLDHVFEPFFTTKGVGQGTGLGLSQVFGFAKQSGGEVIARNEAHGGASLTLYLPLSNHVAAVPGESVNHEIALSGEGLCILVVEDNEEVGSFATGALDELGYQTKWVLSAAAALEALEARRDFDLVFSDVVMPGMSGIELGREIQRLYPHLPVILTSGYSEAIVQSGASGFTLLSKPYTIASLSRVIQRARRRSGRWRS; from the coding sequence TTGAAAGAGCACGAGAGGGATATCGCTGCGGTCGCCAGCATCGATGTCGTGCCGACGATCCTTGCCGCCGTCTGCCGCGCGACCGGGATGGGTTTCGCTGCGGTCGCTCGCGTCACCGATGAACGCTGGATCGCGTGCAGCGTCCGCGACGAGATCGACTTCGGCCTGCTGGTTGGCGACGAGCTCAAGCTCGAGACGACGATCTGTCACGAGATCCGCAAAAGCGAGCAACTGGTCGTGATCAGCAACGTGTCGTCGGATCCGACGTATCGCGATCATCACACGCCGGCCCTGTACGGGTTCGAGAGCTACATCTCGGTGCCGATCGTTCTGGCGGATGGCCGGTTCTACGGCACCCTGTGTGCCGTCGATCCTCATCCCCGACCGATCGAGGCGCCTGAGATCATCGCCATGTTCAAGATGTTCGCGAAGATCATCGGGCAGCAACTCGACACTTCCGACCAGCTGACGGCCGCGAACACCACCATCTCCTGGCATGAGAACGAACGCGACCTTCTGTGGGAGAGTTCGCCGGACCTGCTGGTCGAGCTCGATTTTGCCGGAAACATCCTCCGCATCAACCCGGCCTGGACCGCGATCCTGGGCTTCGAGCGCGAAGAGTTGCTCGGACGACAGGTCGACACGCTCGTCGTTCCGGAGGACGTGGAGGTCACGAAGCAAGCGCTTGCCGACGCCGTAGCAGGATCACCGCCGACGATCGAAAACCGGTACCTGCACAAGGACGGCTCCACCCGCTGGTTTTCCTGGGTGGCCGCGCCTACCGAGCGATCCGTTCTGGCGACCGGGCGGCACATCACGGCGCAACGAAGGGCGGAGGCGGCACTCAGGGACGAACAGGATTTCGTGCGCCTGGCGCTGTCCGCGATCGGAGGGGTAGGGGTCTGGACGTACGACATCCCGGCCGATCGTTTCTCCTGCGACACCTCGATCGCCGAGCTGTACGGCCTCGATCCGGCACGCATATCGGCGGGCTTCACGCGTGACGAATTCTTCGCCAACGTCCATCCGGACGATCGCAGGGCGCTGGACAAGGTCCTTGCGAGCGGCCTGAAACGCTGCGGCGAACTCGAACTCGAATACCGGCTCCTGCATCCCGGTGGCGCGGTGCGTTGGGTCCTTTCCCGTGGCCACACGTACATGGACCTTCAGGGCCGCGCCGTCCGTCGCACCGGCATCGGCGTCGACATGACCAGCCAGCGACAGATCGAAGATCAATTGCGGCAGTCGCAGAAGATGGAAGCGCTCGGCCAGCTGACCGGCGGCATCGCGCACGACTTCAACAACCTGCTCACGGTGATCCGCGGTTCTGCCGATCTCCTGCGCCGGGCGAACGTCGACGAAGAGCGGCGTCAGCGCTATCTCGATGCCATCGCCGACACGGCTGATCGTGCCACGAGGCTGACCAGCCAGCTGTTGTCGTTCGCACGACGGCAGGCGCTTACGCCCGAGGTCTTCGACGTCGGCGAAAGCCTGGAGAACGTCGCGAAGATCGTCGAAACGCTCGTCGGGTCGCGCATCGTCCTCGACATCGACGTGAGTCACTGTCCTTGCCTGATCAACGCCGACCGGACGCAGTTCGACACGGCGATCGTCAACATCGCCGCGAACGCGCGCGATGCCATGAACGGCGCGGGCCGACTGACGATCTCGGCGACGCCGGTCGACGGTATCCCTGCCGTACGCGCTCATTCACCCGTCGCGGGCCGGTTCATCGCCGTCACGCTGACCGACACCGGCCCGGGCATTCCGGCGGACCGGCTCGACCACGTGTTCGAGCCTTTTTTCACCACCAAGGGCGTCGGACAGGGTACCGGGCTCGGCCTCTCGCAGGTGTTCGGCTTCGCAAAGCAGTCCGGCGGCGAGGTCATCGCCCGGAACGAAGCCCATGGCGGAGCCAGCTTGACGCTCTATCTTCCGCTGTCGAACCACGTGGCGGCGGTGCCGGGTGAGTCCGTTAATCACGAGATCGCCTTGTCGGGCGAGGGGCTGTGCATCCTCGTGGTGGAAGACAACGAAGAGGTCGGCTCGTTCGCTACCGGCGCCCTCGATGAACTCGGCTACCAGACGAAATGGGTCCTCTCGGCCGCCGCGGCACTGGAAGCGCTCGAGGCGCGCCGCGATTTCGACCTCGTATTTTCCGACGTGGTGATGCCGGGTATGTCGGGCATCGAGCTCGGCCGCGAGATCCAGCGGCTCTACCCGCATCTCCCGGTGATCCTCACCAGCGGTTATAGCGAAGCTATCGTCCAGTCAGGGGCAAGCGGCTTTACGCTGCTGTCCAAGCCCTACACGATCGCCAGCCTGTCGCGCGTGATCCAGCGGGCAAGGCGACGCTCGGGGCGCTGGCGGAGCTGA
- a CDS encoding aldo/keto reductase family oxidoreductase: MIDHAGTYSFAGRNVKRLGYGAMQLAGPGVFGPPRDRDEALAVLRAAISAGVNHIDTSDFYGPHITNRLIREALSPYPDELLIVTKIGARRGDDASWLPAFAADELARAIDDNLTNLGLDALDVVNLRLMFDVHGPAEGSLAEPLKVLADLQRQGLVRHIGLSNVTPTQFEEARGIAEIACVQNQYNLAYRGDDAFIDALAAEGVAYVPFFPLGGFSPLQSAALSAVAARLGATPMQVALAWLLQRAPNILPIPGTSSLPHLHENLAAASLTLPEEAVAELDAIGR, from the coding sequence ATGATCGACCACGCAGGCACTTATTCTTTCGCCGGACGCAACGTGAAGCGGCTCGGTTATGGCGCGATGCAGCTTGCCGGACCCGGCGTGTTCGGCCCGCCGCGTGACCGCGACGAGGCGCTCGCCGTACTGCGCGCCGCGATCTCGGCGGGCGTCAACCACATCGATACCAGCGACTTCTACGGCCCGCACATCACCAACCGGTTGATCCGCGAGGCGCTGTCGCCCTACCCCGACGAACTGCTGATCGTGACCAAGATCGGTGCGCGGCGCGGCGACGATGCGTCGTGGTTGCCGGCCTTCGCGGCGGACGAACTGGCGCGTGCCATCGACGACAATCTGACGAACCTCGGCCTGGACGCGCTGGACGTCGTCAATCTCCGCCTGATGTTCGACGTCCACGGCCCCGCCGAAGGATCGCTGGCCGAGCCGTTGAAGGTGCTGGCGGATCTGCAACGACAGGGGCTGGTGCGCCATATCGGCCTCAGCAACGTGACGCCGACGCAATTCGAGGAAGCACGCGGCATCGCCGAGATCGCCTGCGTCCAGAACCAGTATAATCTGGCGTATCGCGGCGACGACGCTTTCATCGACGCGCTGGCGGCGGAAGGTGTCGCCTATGTCCCCTTCTTCCCGCTTGGCGGCTTCAGCCCGCTGCAATCGGCGGCGTTATCCGCCGTGGCGGCGCGGCTGGGCGCGACGCCGATGCAGGTGGCGCTCGCATGGCTGCTCCAGCGCGCGCCCAACATCCTGCCGATCCCCGGCACCTCGTCGCTTCCGCATCTTCATGAGAACCTCGCCGCGGCATCGCTGACGCTGCCCGAGGAGGCGGTGGCCGAGCTTGACGCGATCGGGCGCTGA